The Manihot esculenta cultivar AM560-2 chromosome 11, M.esculenta_v8, whole genome shotgun sequence genome includes a region encoding these proteins:
- the LOC110627073 gene encoding calcium/calmodulin-regulated receptor-like kinase 1, translating to MASPWGDRRNETRDPNESDSSPEKSPSNAYASDNSKVIGPKSYSYSDLAKATRHFSLNYQIGQGGFGQVFKTSLNGETYAIKKLNNFVDEQAEGKLENEIEVVNRVSHKNLVKLVGYCIDGANRLLILEYFSNGSLRSKLHGKENVLDWKKRMKIAIGSAKGLQYLHEDCEPKIIHLDVKADNILLDDNFESKVSDFGLSLFFSDAASHVSRSSIRGTQIYADPLTTQLGKHSDKSDVYSFGVTLLELISGRKPINQNGVNIITWANSLIEKVLKGEYADFVDSRLQSFDHEEMHRIIFCVNACINLPPKFRPSMKRVVLALEGILPLKNDNKLYSRASYEDEPKPSPKPPIIPETNRSSNEVYKPRRFTYKQLSSATKDFSESNLLYRGIMGEVYMASLNDVGQVIIKKFHLEKEDEFKKIKGISSSVHHENLVNLVGYCNERDNNLLVYECFRFRSSLRFRLLGTKIMSTSIMEWPTIKGIALSIAKGLVHLHELYKPLNTYEHYLDDCVFLDDNLEPKFAEYGRTNFFLKDSEMLLSSSSTTSTYLKFDVYFLGIILLKLITGKQQHNDISSINDYNLIELMAIHLKNNWPKSDYSFVDPRIESYDKHEMDQMIECAIACVNPCPQYRPQMSQVVEVLAGNIPARNLEKNFFFFHEKKE from the exons ATGGCTTCACCGTGGGGAGATCGCCGGAATGAAACTAGAG ATCCGAATGAATCTGACTCATCTCCTGAGAAGAGTCCAAGTAATGCATATGCATCTGATAATTCTAAGGTTATTGGgccaaaatcatattcatacaGTGATTTAGCAAAGGCAACTCGTCATTTTTCGCTGAATTACCAAATTGGTCAAGGTGGTTTTGGTCAAGTCTTTAAGACATCCTTAAACGGTGAGACCTATGCTATCAAGAAACTCAATAATTTTGTAGATGAACAGGCCGAAGGAAAGTTGGAGAACGAGATTGAGGTCGTCAATAGAGTCAGTCACAAAAATCTTGTTAAGCTAGTTGGTTACTGCATTGATGGAGCCAACAGATTGCTTATTTTAGAGTATTTTTCTAATGGGTCCTTGAGATCTAAATTACATG GAAAGGAAAATGTTTtggactggaaaaagagaatGAAAATCGCCATAGGTTCTGCAAAAGGATTGCAATATTTACATGAAGATT gtgAACCTAAAATCATACATTTAGATGTTAAGGCAGATAATATTCTTCTTGATGATAACTTTGAATCTAAG GTTTCAGATTTTGGACTTTCCCTATTTTTTTCGGATGCTGCTTCTCATGTCTCAAGATCATCAATTAGAGGAACCCAAAT CTATGCAGATCCATTGACAACACAATTGGGAAAACACTCTGATAAATCTGATGTTTATTCTTTTGGTGTTACACTTTTGGAGTTGATTAGTGGGAGAAAACCCATAAATCAAAACGGCGTCAATATTATTACTTGG GCAAACTCTTTAATTGAAAAAGTTTTGAAAGGTGAATATGCGGATTTTGTAGATTCCAGGTTACAATCCTTTGACCATGAAGAAATGCATCGAATTATTTTTTGTGTTAATGCTTGCATAAATCTACCTCCAAAATTCCGTCCATCAATGAAAAGG GTAGTTCTAGCCCTTGAAGGAATTCTGCCTCTAAAGAATGACAACAAATTGTACTCCAGAGCTTCATATGAAG ATGAGCCTAAGCCAAGCCCCAAGCCTCCGATCATTCCAGAAACTAATAGATCATCAAATGAAGTTTACAAACCAAGGAGATTTACTTATAAACAACTAAGTTCTGCAACTAAAGATTTCTCCGAAAGCAACCTTCTTTACAGGGGTATTATGGGTGAAGTATATATGGCATCCCTAAATGATGTCGGACAAGTGATAATCAAGAAATTTCATCTCGAAAAAGAAGATGAATTCAAGAAGATTAAAGGCATCAGCAGTAGTGTTCATCACGAAAATCTTGTTAACCTGGTTGGATACTGCAATGAAAGAGATAATAATCTGCTTGTTTATGAGTGTTTTAGGTTTCGATCCTCTTTAAGATTTCGTTTACTCG GGACAAAAATAATGAGTACATCAATAATGGAATGGCCAACCATCAAGGGCATAGCTTTAAGCATCGCAAAAGGATTAGTACATCTCCACGAATTAT ATAAACCTTTGAATACCTACGAGCATTACCTGGATGATTGCGTATTTCTTGATGATAATCTTGAACCAAAG TTTGCTGAGTATGGACGTaccaattttttcttaaaagatTCTGAAATGCTTCTTTCTAGCAG TTCAACGACTTCTACATATCTTAAGTTTGATGTGTATTTTTTGGGTATAATTCTTCTGAAGCTTATTACTGGGAAACAACAACATAATGACATCAGTTCTATTAATGACTATAACTTGATCGAATTG ATGGCGATTCACCTAAAAAATAATTGGCCCAAAAGTGACTATAGTTTTGTCGATCCAAGAATTGAGAGTTATGACAAACATGAAATGGATCAAATGATTGAATGTGCTATAGCATGTGTAAATCCTTGTCCACAATATCGACCTCAAATGAGTCAG GTGGTCGAAGTTCTAGCAGGAAATATTCCTGCGAGAAATCTCGAGaagaattttttcttttttcatgaaaaaaaagaatga